In Bifidobacterium scardovii JCM 12489 = DSM 13734, the genomic stretch GGGACCTCGATGACCTTCGCGTTGATCGACGCGGCCACGCGGTCGATCAGGGAGGAGGAGACCAGCGTCTTGCCCACGGCCGCGCCCTCGGGCCAGCCCGGGCGGTTGCCGCCGAACAGGTACTCCACGCACACGGCGATGTAGTGGTTCGGGTTCATCACGCCCCAGTTCGGGCAGACGATGCCGTGGCGGTCGGCGTCCGGGTCGGTGCCGCCGACCAGATCGTACTTGTCCCAAGCGCCGCCGTTGAGCTCGTCGACCAGGCCCTTCATCGCGTACGGGGAGGACGGATCCATGCGGATCTTGCCGTCGTGGTCGATGGTCATGAAGCGCCAGGTCGGGTCGACCTCGGGGCGCACCACGCCGATGGACAGGCCGTACTTCTCGTTGATCAGCGGCCAGTAGTTCACGGACGCGCCGCCCAGCGGGTCGATGCCCAGACGCACGCCGGAGTTGCGGATCGCGTCGAAGTCGATGACGTTCTCCAGATCGTCGACGTAGTGCTCGCGGAAGTCGAAGCCCTCGACGTACTCGGACTTGACGGCCTCCTCGTAGGGCACGCGCTTGACGTTCTTGTAGTCGGCCAGCAGCTCGTTGGCGCGGGCGGCGATGGCGTTGGTGGTCTCGGCCGGGGCGGGGCCGCCGGTGACGGGATCGTACTTGAAGCCGCCGTCGGTGGGCGGGTTGTGCGACGGGGTGACGACGATGCCGTCGGCGAGGCCCTCGCCGGTGAAGCGCTGCGTGCCGTCGGCCGCGCGGTTGTGGGTCAGGATCGCCTGGGAGACGACCGGGGTCGGCACGAAGTCGCCGCGCGAGTCGATGCGCACGTGCACGCCGTTGGCGACGAGCACCTCGATGGCGGTCTTCTTGGCCGGCTCGCTCAGCGCGTGGGTGTCGGAGCCGAGGTACAGCGGGCCGGTGACGCCGGCCTTCTTGCGGTATTCGGCGATGGCCTGCGTGATGGCGACGATGTGGGCCTCGTTGAACGAGGTCTTCAGGGACGATCCGCGGTGGCCGGAGGTGCCGAAAATGACGCGCTGTTCGGGAACGGACGGATCGGGGACGAGGTCATAGTATTTGCCGATGACTTCGTCGACGTTGATCAGATCAGCTGGGGTGGCGGGCATGCCCGCATTGTTTGCTACCATGCCTCTATTCTGCCACGATTTTCCCGATACGTATGCAGCTTTATGTTAAATATTGTCGCTTTTTGTGCGAATGGTGTGTCGTTGTGGAACGAGACTCGCCGTATTTGTCGGTCTTGGGCGATTGGTCTATACTGCACATGAACTTCTACTTTTGCAGGGTTGCAAGTCAATGAGACGCAAGACCTGAGATGTGGCATAGCCATATCTCAGGTCTTTTTTGTTGTTCGGCGCCCTGCGAAGACGGAGGGCAACGGAGGAACACAGGAACCAAGGAAGGAATCCCAGATGGCAGCATCAACCGCATCGCAGATCATCGATGCCGTCGGTGGCGCGGGCAACGTCACCAGCCTGACCCACTGCGCCACACGACTGCGCTTCGAGCTCGTCGACGCCGGCAAGGTGGACCAGCACCGCCTCGAGACGATGAAGGGCGTGCTCGGCGCGGTCCCGCAGTCCGGCAACCGCTACCAGGTCGTCATAGGCGGCGCGGTCGCCTCCATGTACGAGGAGATCATGCACCTGCCGCAGATGGCGAGCATGGGCGGCGCGGCGGCGTCCAAGGAGTCCGGCTCCGGCGCGATGTCGAACGCCGACGTCAAGGCCGCGGCCCGCGCCAAGGGGCGCGGCAAGGTCGCCTGGCTCGACTCGTTCTTCGAGTACCTCGCCGACTCGTTCCGCCCGATCCTGGGCGTGCTGCTCGGCGCGTCGATCATCATCGCGCTGGTCAACCTCTTCATCTCGCTCGGCGTGATCGCCAACGACGAGGCGAACACCTCCCTGATGTTCATCAAGGCCATCTGGAAGGGCGTGTTCTACTTCCTGCCGATCATGGTCGCCTACAACGCGTCGAAGAAGCTCAAGGTCGACCCGTGGCTCGGCGGCTCGATCATGGCCATGCTCATGACGCCGCAGTTCGCCGCGCTGTCCGACGCCAAGACGTGGGGCGACGCCGTTCATTGCGTCGAGAACGCCACGCTGGGCACCACCGACTGCACCGCCACCGTGTTCGGGCTGCCGATGCAGCTGTCGGACTATTCCGGCAACGTGTTCGTGCCGCTGATGATGGCCGCCGTGCTGGCGCTCGTCTACCACGGCCTGAAGAAGATCATCCCCGACAGTGTGCAGCTGGTGTTCGTGCCGTTCTTCTCCATGATCATCGTCGGCGCGCTCACCGCCTTCATCATCGGCCCGCTCGGCGTGTGGGTCGGCAACGGCCTTGGCGTCATCCTCGCGTGGATGAACTCGTACGCGCCGTTCGTCTTCGCCATCGCGATCCCGCTGCTCTACCCGTTCCTCGTGCCGCTTGGTCTGCACTGGCCGCTCAACGCCCTCATGCTCATGAACATCCAGTCGATGGGCTACGACTTCATCCAGGGCCCGATGGGCGTATGGAACTTCGCCTGCTTCGGCGCCACCGCCGGCGTGCTGTTCATCTCCATCCGCGACAAGGACAAGGAGATGCGCCAGACCTCGATCGGCGCGCTTGCGGCCGGCCTGCTCGGCGGCGTGTCCGAACCGTCCCTGTACGGCATCCATCTGCGCTACAAGCTGGTCTACAAGCGCATGCTCATCGGCTGCGGCGTCGGCGGCGTCGTCATCGCCGTGCTCGGCTGGCTGTTCCCGTCCGTCGTGGCGTCCGGCGAATCCGTGCGCGGCGTGACCACCACCGCGTTCGCGTTCACCTCGCTGCTCACCGTGCCGGTGTTCGACCGCATGTGGGTGTACGGCATCTCCATCGCCGTCTCGTTCGCCGTCTCCATGGCCCTGATCGTCATGCTCGACTACCGCACCCCCGAGCAGAAGGCCGAGGTGCTGGCCCGTGTCGCGCAGGAGGAGGCCGATCGCAAGCTTGAGGCCGCCGCCGGGTCCGGGTCGGCCGAGACTCCGGCCGCCGTCTCCGAGGCCGCGGCGCCCGCCGGCTCCCCGGCTGCCGTGCCGGACGACGCTCCGGCTGCTCCGGCCACGCCGGCCGAACCCGCCGAACCGGCCGAATCGACGGTGAACGCCCCGGTCGCCGGCCATGTGATCTCGCTGGACGAGACCGGCGACCCGGTCTTCGCGTCCCGCGCGCTCGGCGAGGGCGTCGGCATCCAGCCGACCGACTCCACCGTGGTCGCCCCGGTGTCCGGCGTGCTGCAGACCGTCGCGGAAACCGGGCACGCCTTCGGCATCACCACCGATGACGGCGTCGAGGTGCTCGTGCACGTCGGCATCGACACGGTCAAGCTCAACGGCGAGGGATTCACCGTCGCGGTCAAGGCAAACCAGCGTGTCAACGCCGGTGACACGCTGGCGACCGTGGATTTTGATAAGGTCAGGGAAGCGGGATACAGCACCACGACGCTGATGACGGTGCTCAATACCGCCGCTCTGGCTGGCGTCACCCCACGGACGGGCGTCGATGTCGCCGCGGGCGACCCGGTGCTCGACATCCAGCACTGAGCCGAAAGGGATCTGGCAAGGGGGGCGTCATGGAAGTGCTTCGCGTATTCAACAACAACGTCGTGCTCGCCTCGGACGGCACGCGCGAAGTGATCGTCACCGGTCGAGGGCTGGGCTTCAAGGCCCGGCCCGGCCAGCAGGTCGATGACGCGAAGGTCGTACGCATATTCGTCCCCTCGGATGGCCGTGATCCCGACCATATGGCGGAATTGCTCGCCGGCATTCCGCCCGAGATCATCCGTCTGGTGGCCGATGCCATGACCCGCGTCGGGCTGGAGGCGCAAGCCGAATCACAGCCAACGCTGGTCATGGCGCTGGCCGACCACATCACCGGCGCCGTGCGCCGGCTGAAGGACGGCACGGCGATCGAGTATCCGCTGCAGGTGGAGGTGCAGTCGCTGTACGCGCAGGAATATGCGCAGGCCGAGCGGCTGATCGCCGAGCTCAACAGGAATCTGAACGGCATCCTGCCCGCCAACGAGGCGGTCGCGCTCGCCATGCATCTGGTCAACGCCGGGTTCTCCACCGGCGACCTGTCCTATACCTACCGCATGACGGGCGTCATCCAGCAGATGCTCGCCGTCATTGAGCAGACCTACGGCGTCACGCTGGACCAGCACAGCGTGAACGTCGGGCGGTTCATCACGCATCTGCGGTATCTGTTCGTGCGCATCAGCCAGAACAAGCAGCTCGACCACGAACCGGAACCGATCATCGCATCCATCCGCCAGTCCTTTCCCCAGGCAATGTCCTGCGCCACGACCATTGCCGACGTGGTGCGGATCCGGCTGGGGTCGCCGTTGACCGAGGACGAGATCGCCTATCTGGCGCTGCATGTGTCGCGCGTCGTTTCGGACGCCTGAGCGCCCGGAAGCGCCCAGGCGGGGCGCGCCTAGTCCTTGATCGTCGGGATGATGCCGGTCACCGACAGGTCGGGGTCGACCTCCGGCACGCGCACGCACAGCGACTTGCGCTCCACGTCGAAGCGAAGATGCTTCGTCGCCGGCAGCATGTCGCCGTCGACCTGCGCCAGAACCGGCTTCTCCAGCATGATCTCGGCGCTCACGCCCTGGATCTGGTCGATCGTCGAATTCGTGGACAGCGGGCTCGAACCGGCTTTGCCGCTGATCGTCTGGTGTACCACGTCGCCGAACAGGTTCGCCCAGCCGAGCAGGCCGCCCGAAGTGTCGATGACCTCGAAATCGAGGATGCCGTCGTCGTACGAGGCGTCCGGCATCAGCGAGAACACGGGGATCTGGCCGCAGTTGCCGGCCATGAACGTGCGGAACGCCAGCCCGCTGATCGTGTGCGTGCTGCCGTCCGCGCTGGTGATCGTCACGTTGCCGCGGTATTTGGGGGCGAACAGGTTCTTGACGCCCGACACGAAGTAGGCGAGCCAGCTGATGTTCTTCTTGAGCTCGGGATCGGTATCCCCGATCATCACCGCGTCGAAGCCGATGCCGGCGATGATGAGGAACGCGTGGCCGTGATCGGCGTTCCTGTCGTCGAGCAGCGTCAGGCGGCCGACATCCACATGGCGGGAGCCGTGCGAGGTGGCGACGGTCAGCGCCGCGTCGATGTCGTCCACCGGAATGCCCATATTGCGGGCGAACAGGTTGCCGGTGCCGATGGGGATGATGCCCAGCGCGTGCCCGGTGCCCGATACGGCGCTCGCCACCGTCCGCACCGTGCCGTCACCCCCGACCGCCACGATCACGTCGGCGCCGTTGCGGAGCGCCTCCAGCGCGCAGGCGCGCCCGTCCTTGTCCAGCCGGGTCTCGATGAACTCGACCTCCGTGAGGCCCTTGGCCGCGCAGAACCGTTTGATATGGCGCTTGCGCTCCGCTGCCTGGGGTTTGGACGGATTGACGATGAACGCGTAATGCACCTGGTCGTCGTCGCGCGCGTCCAGTCTCTCGACCAAGCGGCGGCGGCGATACAGGCGCACGGCGAGCACCGCCGCGATGATGAGCACGAGAACGAACGCTATCGCGGCGATGGTGATGACAACAGGCTTAGGCATGGTTCCCATTGTGGCCGTACCGGCGGAACAATTCAGCTGGCAACCGACGAAATTCGACGATTCCTGCACGTTCGTCGCGATGATAAGGAGCGTAAGGGGTGCATCCCCCGTACGTCCCACCGCCTGGCGGCGTCGCGAACGGCTTCGGGGGACCGTCTCCCGTGTCGGCTTGCGGCGATAGTCTTAAGGCTATGCTCGATATTCAATTCATTCGTGAACATGCTGATGTTGTCAAGGAGTCGCAGCGCAAGCGCGGCGAATCCGTCGAACTCGTCGACGAGGTGCTCTCCTCCGACACCGCGCGCCGTGAGGCGCTCAAGGAGTTCGAGGCCGCCCGCGCCCAGCAGAAGGAGATCGGCAAGAAGGTCGCCGCCGCTCCGGCGGACGAGAAGGCCGCGCTGATCGCCCAGACCAAGGAACTGGCCGCCAAGGTGTCCGAATACAAGGCGACCGCCGACGCCGCGGCCGAGGAATACACGACCGCGATGTGGAAGCTGTCCAACATCGTCGAGCCGGAAGCGCCCGAAGGCGGCGAGGATGACTACGTGGTCGTCAAGAAGGTCGGCCAGATCCGCGATTTCGCGGCCGAAGGCTTCGAGCCGAAGGACCATCTGACCCTCGGCACCGGCGTGGCCGGCATCGACATGCGCCGCGGCGTCAAGGTCGGCGGCTCCCGCTTCTACTTCCTGCGCGGCATGGTCGCCCGCATGCAGATCGCCATGCTCACCATGGCCGTGGACCAGGCCGAGGAGCACGGCTTCACGCTCGCCATCACCCCGACGCTGGTGCGCCCTGAAGTGATGCGCGGCACCGGCTTCCTGAACTCCCACGCCGATGAGATCTACCGCCTGCGCGAGCCCGACGAGCAGTACCTGGTCGGCACCTCCGAGGTGGCGCTCGCCGGCATGCACGAGGACGAGATCCTCGACCTCGGCAATGGCCCGCTGCGCTACTGCGGTTGGAGCTCCTGCTACCGCCGCGAGGCCGGCGCCGCAGGCAAGGACACCTCCGGCATCATCCGCGTCCACCAGTTCGACAAGGTCGAGATGTTCGTCTACGCCAAGCAGGAGGACTCGCGCGCCGAGCACCAGCACCTGCTCTCGATGGAGCAGGAGATGCTCGCCAAGGTCGAGGTGCCGTACCGCATCATCGACACCGCCGCCGGCGACCTCGGCTCCTCCGCCGCCCGCAAGTTCGACTGCGAGGCCTGGGTACCGACCCAGGGCCGCTACCGCGAGCTCACCTCCACGTCGAACTGCACCGAGTACCAGGCCCGCCGCCTCAACATCCGCGAGCGCACCGAGGACGGCTCGACCCGTCCGGTCTCCACGCTCAACGGCACGCTGGCCACCACCCGCTGGCTCGTCGCCATCATGGAGAACCACCAGCAGAAGGACGGCTCCATCGAGATCCCGAAGGCCATGCGCGCCTACATGGGCGGCCGCGAGGTCATCGAGCCGACCAAGTGGGAAGCCTGATTCCCGCCTGATTCCGGTTTTCTCCGGTGGGCTGCCAGCGTAATCGACTGAGGGGAATCGCAGATATGTTCTGCGATTCCCCTCAGTCGTTTTCGGCGGTGGCCTGCGGCGTGCGCGGGGCGGACGGGTTTTTGTTCGGCGCTCCGCTATAATGAACAACTGTGCCTGTCGGCACGGCTAGGGACAGGTGTCTGAGCGGCCTAAAGAGACGGTCTTGAAAACCGTTGTGGGGCAACCCACCGCGAGTTCGAATCTCGCCCTGTCCGCTTGGGAATGTATGGGATCCGGCGCGATATCGCCCGGGTCCCATACTCGTTTGTGCGGTATCGGCGGGGCCTCACACGATCCGACGGTCGGCGGCCCACCGGGTCAGCTCGGTGCGGTTCGACAGCTGCAGCTTGCGCAGCACCGAACTGACATGCGTTTCCACGGTCTTGATCGAGATGAACAGTTCCGACGCCACTTCCTTGTAGGTGTATCCGCGCGCGATCAGCCGCATGACCTCCTGCTCGCGGGCCGACAGCCGGTCCAGCTCCTCGTCGCGGCCGGACTGGCCCCCTTCGCCGCCGACAGGCACCCCCTGGAACGCCGACAGCACGAATCCCGCCAATTTGGGCGAGAACACGGCATACCCCTCATGCACCTGACGGATCGAATTGATCAGATCGTTGCCGGTGATGGTCTTGGTCACATAGCCCCGCGCCCCCGCGCGGATCACCGAGCCGACATCCTGCGGCGAATCCGACACCGACAGCGCCAGAAACACGGATTCCGGCGAGTACTGATGCGCCTTGGTGAGAATCTCGGCACCGCCACCCCCTTCGCCGCCGGGTACGTGCACGTCCAGCAGCACCACATCGGGCTTGGTGGTCGCGATCATCGCCACCGACCCCTCCACGTCGGGAGCCTGGCCGACGATGTCGAAATACGGTTGCAGCGTGGAAATCACGCCTGCCCGGAACATTTCGTGGTCGTCCACGACGGCCACGCGGATCGGTGCGGTTGATTGCTCGGTCATATTCGCTCCTCGCTACGAATCCCGCCATGCGTGCTGCCTTCGGTATTATCTCCCGCCGCGGCGTCGCCGGCAACCGTGGCGTGGTCGGAGGTGCGATCGGGGGCACGGTCTCCGGAGCGTTCGGCGCGTTCCTCGGCGATCGGCATGTGCATGCGCACCTCGGTGCCCCATTGCGGCCTCGACACGATCTCCACCGTGCCGCCGCGGCGGTGGATGCGCCCGATGATCGATTCGCGGATGCCCAGCCGCCCTTCGGGGATCGCGTCCACGTCGAATCCGTCGCCATGGTCCCGCACGAACACTTCGATCTGGGATTGCTTCGCCTCGCAGTACACGGAAATCGGCTCGCCGCCATGCGTCACCGCGTTGATCAGCGCCTGCTGGGTGGCGTCGAGCAGCGCGTCGGTCTGCGCGCTCGGGCGCGCGTCGCCCACGGTCACCACCTCGATCGGCTTGCCGTGCTCGTCCTCGACGCGGGCCGCTATGTCCTTCAGTCCCGCACTCACCGAACGGTCCGACGTGGTGCGCTCCTGATACAGCCATTCGCGCAGCTCGCGTTCCTGCTGGCGGGCCAGCGTGAAGACCATGGACGGGTCGTCGCTGTGCAGTTGGATCAGCGCCAGCGTCTGCAGCACGCCATCGTGCAGATGGGCGGTCATGTCGGCGCGCTCCTCCTCGCGCTCCTTCAGTGCGCGTTCGGTGCCGAGATCGCGGACCAGCGAAATGATCCACGGCACGATGGCCAGACCCACGCCGGCCAGCAGGGCCAGCGCGGGCAGCAGGATCTGCAGCGTCGAATGCCATATCCGCCAAGTGGTGGACATGTAGAGCGCGTAGGCGCCGAAAATCAGCGCGACCCCGCCGATCATCGTCCAGAGCTGCCCGTCTTTCGCGTTGAACCGGAGCCAGGATACGCCGATGCCGCATGCCGCCAATACCAGCGGAACGATCATATCGACGCTGATGCCGTGCGAGCGCAGCGTGAGCCCGAAGACGATCAGCAGCACCCCCGCCAGCGCGAACAGCGCCGGTTTCGGCGTATGCCGCAGCGTTTCGGCGATGCTCTCGTTCATGCCGGCCGCAGGTGCCCCGGGCTGACCGCCGGCATTGCCCAACGAGGGATCGCCGAAACGGTCGCCGGGCATGGCGGCGTACGGGGCGTTGCCCCGCGACAGAGGCGCCTGCGCGTTCGAGAGCGCCATGGTCCGGGCCGCGGCGACCGGGTCCCCGGCCGGCACGAGCATCCACAGGAATACGTAGGCGACGATGCCGGCGCCATACACGAACGCCGTCAGTATGAACAGCAGTCGGATCGTCCATACCGAAACGCCCAGATGCAGGGACAGCCCGCGGCAGACGCCGCACAGCATGCGTTGCCGCTGGGGGCGCATCAGGGGCAGCCTTTGCGGCCCGTGCTGACCGGCGGCCTGGTATCCCCGGGCGGCGGGGTCTCCCGGCTGCCCATACGGGGGATACGCGGATTGCTCGTAGCCGTACGATGGCCGATCGTATTGCCGCGATCGGGGCGCGCCGCGGTCCGGCGCGGCATGGTAAGACCCGCCATACGGCGGTTGCGGCGAGGTCTGCGGCTGAGCCATACTTCCATTGTGCCGCCTCCTGGCGGCGCTTGGGGGTTTCCAAGCCGATCTTCAGGGGAGAATCAGGGTGTTCACCGATACGCGCGACACGCACATGCTGGTGTAATGGAGGCATGAGCAATATGAATGGCACGTTTGGTCAGCCGCCGTATGGGGGCCAGGGAGACCCGAACCGTATGTCCGCGGCCCGGTTGTTCCGGTGGATCCGCGGCAGCGGGGTGACCCGGTCCGATGATCGGTGGATCGGCGGTGTATGCGGGGGATTGGCGCGGTCCTTCGGCGTCAGCCCGCCCCTGGTCCGTGCCGTGGTCTTTGGATCGGTGCTGCTGTGCGGTTTCGGCGCCTCATTCTACGCATTCGCGTGGTTTGTGCTGCCTGACGACCGGGACGGGTCGATATTGTGCGAGCGGCTGCTTGCGGGGAAAGCGGACTGGAACTGCGCCGGGTGCCTGGTGCTGCTGGTGATCGGCATGGCGATGCCCGGTGCCGGCTGGGCGGCGACCCTGCTGGCTGCCGGCATGCTGTGGCTGCTGATACAGCGGCAGTCGCGTATGCTTCGCGGGCAGCGCGGCCTGTTCGACGGCCCGTCCGGTTCCGGTCCGTTCGGCTCCGGTTCGACGGGTGGCGGTCCGATGAACGGTGACCCGATGAACGGTGACCCGATGGGCGGCGGTCCGACGGGGTATGGGCCGATGGGCGGCGGTCCGACGGAGTATGGCCCGTCGTCGGCCCGGGCCGGTTCCTTCGGCGGCTCGTTCGGATCGTATGCCGGGAACGGTCAGCCGGGGAGCCGGTCGTGGGCCGGGGCGCAGGACCATTCGCAATACCGTGACAAGCCGATGAGCTGGCAGACGCCGCCGGCCGCCGGTGCGGCGCCGACCTTCGCGGCCCGGCCGTCCGGCACGGACGCGCGACCGGCGCCTGCTGGGCCGGCGGTGCCGTCCGGGGGTTTCCCATACGGCGGAATGCCGCAGCCCGATCCGTCCGCAGGGGTGCCGGGGCTTCGACCCGGGGGAGACCGCGCCGGCGGAAGCGCCGGAGACGGTTCTCGGCCGCATGACTCGGCCCCGTTCGGTGCCGGGGCTTCGTCCGCTCCGATGTTCGCGGCGTCGGCCCCCGCGCCGACGATGACCTCGGCCTACCGTGCGCCGGTGTCGCAGCCGGCTCCCCGGTACGAGCGGCGGAAGCCCGCCGGCCCGTTCATCGTCGCGGTGACGGCCGGCCTGATTCTGCTGAGTGCGGCCGGCGCGCTGTATCTGATGCAGGATTTCGCCGTCGAACATACGATTCGGGTCGCGACGATATGGATCGCCGCCGTGTGCCTGCTGATCGGGGCGGTCATGCTCGTGCTCGGCCTGGCCGGCCGCCGCGCCGGGGGACTGGTCCCCATCGCATGGATCGCCGCGATCGTGGCCGCATGCGTGATCGCCGTCAACGGCGCATACAGCGTGCTGTATTTCGGATATTCCACGTATTACGAGACGCATACCAGCGTCAACGTCACCGAATACGCCACGTATCCGGGCAAGGACGCGCACGGCGACGACAGCGCGATGATGAACCAGCTGCGCAAGGGCGTCGCGTTCGACGGGGCCGATTACGACAATGACCGCGTGCACCTCGACCTGAGCGATTTCGCGGATGACGCCCCGCACAAGGTGACGCTCAACAACGGGGACACGGTGCAGTCGGTCTGCCCGACGGGAACGATCAGCTTGGCGGTGTCCAAGGCGCAGGTGTACATCACGCTGCCCGACAACTGCTCATTCGCGTTCGGCAACGAATACGGGGCCTACGATATCGGCTCCAATTCGTTCGGCAACCGGTATTCGGTCGTCAAAGGCATGTGGCAGAGCGCCATCGGCCTGTATGACGTGTATGCGGATTATGCCAGATCCGGCGGGGATTATTCGGCCGACGGCATGTATTCCGCCAATGGCTCCGACCAGGCCGACTGGGGGGATCCCAGCTCCGCCTACCTGCCGCAGAATGGTCCCGAGCTGATCATCGCCGTACCGTACGCGATGCAGGGACGCATTTTCGTAAGATATCCGGCGGCCGGCGAGCATGCGTCGTCGTATTCGTCCCAGGCGGACGATTCCCGGCAGGGCGGCGCCACGCCGGGCGCATCCGCCCGGAACGTCCTCGATCGGGGCTGGACCGGCCTGACGACCATGGCTTCGTCGGACGACGTTCCGTTCCGGTACATCAAGCAAGGAGACCGATCATGAGTGAGCGCAGCGATATGAATGATGCCGCGGATGCCGTGAACGAGGCGACGACCGTGGCCATGCCTCAGGTCGCCGACGAAGCGGGGCGGAACGAGGCGTCCGACACGGTGTCGCTGGATACGGTGCCGCTTGATACGTCGGTGCTTGACGCGGCGGCGAACGACGCAGCATTGAACGATACGTCGGTGCTCGATACGGCGGCTTCCGAC encodes the following:
- the pgm gene encoding phosphoglucomutase (alpha-D-glucose-1,6-bisphosphate-dependent) produces the protein MVANNAGMPATPADLINVDEVIGKYYDLVPDPSVPEQRVIFGTSGHRGSSLKTSFNEAHIVAITQAIAEYRKKAGVTGPLYLGSDTHALSEPAKKTAIEVLVANGVHVRIDSRGDFVPTPVVSQAILTHNRAADGTQRFTGEGLADGIVVTPSHNPPTDGGFKYDPVTGGPAPAETTNAIAARANELLADYKNVKRVPYEEAVKSEYVEGFDFREHYVDDLENVIDFDAIRNSGVRLGIDPLGGASVNYWPLINEKYGLSIGVVRPEVDPTWRFMTIDHDGKIRMDPSSPYAMKGLVDELNGGAWDKYDLVGGTDPDADRHGIVCPNWGVMNPNHYIAVCVEYLFGGNRPGWPEGAAVGKTLVSSSLIDRVAASINAKVIEVPVGFKWFVDPLFSGEVAFGGEESSGMSFLRKDGRVWTTDKDGLIPDLLAAEITAKTGKNPAQLHQEQVERFGESWYKRVDTPTTLEQKAKFAALSGDDVTASTLAGEDITAKLTEAPGNHAKIGGLKVTTKDNWFAARPSGTENIYKVYAESFVSPEALDKVLDEATEVVDKALGE
- a CDS encoding glucose PTS transporter subunit IIA translates to MAASTASQIIDAVGGAGNVTSLTHCATRLRFELVDAGKVDQHRLETMKGVLGAVPQSGNRYQVVIGGAVASMYEEIMHLPQMASMGGAAASKESGSGAMSNADVKAAARAKGRGKVAWLDSFFEYLADSFRPILGVLLGASIIIALVNLFISLGVIANDEANTSLMFIKAIWKGVFYFLPIMVAYNASKKLKVDPWLGGSIMAMLMTPQFAALSDAKTWGDAVHCVENATLGTTDCTATVFGLPMQLSDYSGNVFVPLMMAAVLALVYHGLKKIIPDSVQLVFVPFFSMIIVGALTAFIIGPLGVWVGNGLGVILAWMNSYAPFVFAIAIPLLYPFLVPLGLHWPLNALMLMNIQSMGYDFIQGPMGVWNFACFGATAGVLFISIRDKDKEMRQTSIGALAAGLLGGVSEPSLYGIHLRYKLVYKRMLIGCGVGGVVIAVLGWLFPSVVASGESVRGVTTTAFAFTSLLTVPVFDRMWVYGISIAVSFAVSMALIVMLDYRTPEQKAEVLARVAQEEADRKLEAAAGSGSAETPAAVSEAAAPAGSPAAVPDDAPAAPATPAEPAEPAESTVNAPVAGHVISLDETGDPVFASRALGEGVGIQPTDSTVVAPVSGVLQTVAETGHAFGITTDDGVEVLVHVGIDTVKLNGEGFTVAVKANQRVNAGDTLATVDFDKVREAGYSTTTLMTVLNTAALAGVTPRTGVDVAAGDPVLDIQH
- a CDS encoding PRD domain-containing protein gives rise to the protein MEVLRVFNNNVVLASDGTREVIVTGRGLGFKARPGQQVDDAKVVRIFVPSDGRDPDHMAELLAGIPPEIIRLVADAMTRVGLEAQAESQPTLVMALADHITGAVRRLKDGTAIEYPLQVEVQSLYAQEYAQAERLIAELNRNLNGILPANEAVALAMHLVNAGFSTGDLSYTYRMTGVIQQMLAVIEQTYGVTLDQHSVNVGRFITHLRYLFVRISQNKQLDHEPEPIIASIRQSFPQAMSCATTIADVVRIRLGSPLTEDEIAYLALHVSRVVSDA
- a CDS encoding diacylglycerol/lipid kinase family protein, which gives rise to MPKPVVITIAAIAFVLVLIIAAVLAVRLYRRRRLVERLDARDDDQVHYAFIVNPSKPQAAERKRHIKRFCAAKGLTEVEFIETRLDKDGRACALEALRNGADVIVAVGGDGTVRTVASAVSGTGHALGIIPIGTGNLFARNMGIPVDDIDAALTVATSHGSRHVDVGRLTLLDDRNADHGHAFLIIAGIGFDAVMIGDTDPELKKNISWLAYFVSGVKNLFAPKYRGNVTITSADGSTHTISGLAFRTFMAGNCGQIPVFSLMPDASYDDGILDFEVIDTSGGLLGWANLFGDVVHQTISGKAGSSPLSTNSTIDQIQGVSAEIMLEKPVLAQVDGDMLPATKHLRFDVERKSLCVRVPEVDPDLSVTGIIPTIKD
- the serS gene encoding serine--tRNA ligase, with amino-acid sequence MLDIQFIREHADVVKESQRKRGESVELVDEVLSSDTARREALKEFEAARAQQKEIGKKVAAAPADEKAALIAQTKELAAKVSEYKATADAAAEEYTTAMWKLSNIVEPEAPEGGEDDYVVVKKVGQIRDFAAEGFEPKDHLTLGTGVAGIDMRRGVKVGGSRFYFLRGMVARMQIAMLTMAVDQAEEHGFTLAITPTLVRPEVMRGTGFLNSHADEIYRLREPDEQYLVGTSEVALAGMHEDEILDLGNGPLRYCGWSSCYRREAGAAGKDTSGIIRVHQFDKVEMFVYAKQEDSRAEHQHLLSMEQEMLAKVEVPYRIIDTAAGDLGSSAARKFDCEAWVPTQGRYRELTSTSNCTEYQARRLNIRERTEDGSTRPVSTLNGTLATTRWLVAIMENHQQKDGSIEIPKAMRAYMGGREVIEPTKWEA
- a CDS encoding LuxR C-terminal-related transcriptional regulator, which codes for MTEQSTAPIRVAVVDDHEMFRAGVISTLQPYFDIVGQAPDVEGSVAMIATTKPDVVLLDVHVPGGEGGGGAEILTKAHQYSPESVFLALSVSDSPQDVGSVIRAGARGYVTKTITGNDLINSIRQVHEGYAVFSPKLAGFVLSAFQGVPVGGEGGQSGRDEELDRLSAREQEVMRLIARGYTYKEVASELFISIKTVETHVSSVLRKLQLSNRTELTRWAADRRIV
- a CDS encoding ATP-binding protein produces the protein MRPQRQRMLCGVCRGLSLHLGVSVWTIRLLFILTAFVYGAGIVAYVFLWMLVPAGDPVAAARTMALSNAQAPLSRGNAPYAAMPGDRFGDPSLGNAGGQPGAPAAGMNESIAETLRHTPKPALFALAGVLLIVFGLTLRSHGISVDMIVPLVLAACGIGVSWLRFNAKDGQLWTMIGGVALIFGAYALYMSTTWRIWHSTLQILLPALALLAGVGLAIVPWIISLVRDLGTERALKEREEERADMTAHLHDGVLQTLALIQLHSDDPSMVFTLARQQERELREWLYQERTTSDRSVSAGLKDIAARVEDEHGKPIEVVTVGDARPSAQTDALLDATQQALINAVTHGGEPISVYCEAKQSQIEVFVRDHGDGFDVDAIPEGRLGIRESIIGRIHRRGGTVEIVSRPQWGTEVRMHMPIAEERAERSGDRAPDRTSDHATVAGDAAAGDNTEGSTHGGIRSEERI